The Pseudochaenichthys georgianus chromosome 8, fPseGeo1.2, whole genome shotgun sequence genome has a segment encoding these proteins:
- the LOC117450807 gene encoding beta-galactoside-binding lectin-like: MTSMMIKNMSFKVGQTLTIVGVPKPDATNFAVNIGPNEKDITMHINARFNAHGDENAVVCNSYQDGIWCEEHREGGFPFSLGEEFKVLIEFTPTEFVVSLSDGSLIHFPNRMGAEKYSFISFNAGVRITSFEIK, encoded by the exons ATGACT AGTATGATGATAAAGAACATGTCCTTCAAGGTCGGGCAGACCCTGACCATTGTTGGAGTCCCCAAACCTGACGCTACAAA TTTTGCAGTGAATATTGGCCCCAACGAGAAGGATATTACGATGCATATCAACGCTCGTTTTAACGCCCACGGGGACGAGAATGCGGTGGTCTGCAACTCATACCAGGACGGCATCTGGTGTGAGGAGCACCGAGAGGGAGGCTTTCCTTTCTCTCTGGGAGAGGAGTTTAAG GTCCTCATTGAATTCACCCCGACAGAGTTCGTGGTGAGTTTATCAGATGGCTCCTTGATCCACTTCCCCAACCGCATGGGTGCAGAGAAATACTCGTTCATCAGCTTTAATGCGGGAGTTCGCATCACAAGCTTCGAGATCAAGTAA
- the gtpbp1 gene encoding GTP-binding protein 1 isoform X2 has protein sequence MASIAAAHEPGLTPCAIALADALVPASIFAPDRGGCEDDAGDECFDDGDMFNGEPEDRPVDFTNKLALVSPNGEQYDSLLRQLRDRMEEGCGETIYVVGMGSDGGDWGLDEKDMEASVATVGSMCEQVDADLITLRERNEAAGLVRDYLIRRRVGELDFLEVRVAVVGNVDAGKSTLLGVLTHGELDNGRGFARQKLFRHKHEMESGRTSSVGNDILGFDQEGQVVNKPDSHGGSLDWTKICEKSSKVITFIDLAGHEKYLKTTVFGMTGHLPDFCMLMVGSNAGIVGMTKEHLGLALALNVPVFVVVTKIDMCPANILQETLKLLQRLLKSPGCRKIPVLVQNKDDVIVTASNFSSERMCPIFQISNVSGENMDLLKTFLNLLSSRTSYRDDEHAEFQIDDTYSVPGVGTVVSGTTLRGLIRLNDTMLLGPDPLGSFIPIAVKSIHRKRMPVKEVRGGQTASFALKKIKRSTIRKGMVMVSPRVCPQATWEFEAEILVLHHPTTISPRYQAMVHCGSIRQTATILSMNRDCLRTGDKASVHFRFIKTPEYLHCDQRLVFREGRTKAVGTITKMQSTKKAPLRREDGTTATGDDIPTISQSAGPNATQSPKSGGGGRRRGGQRHKGKGQNSSNSTAAPSSSGTGGS, from the exons ATGGCATCAATAGCAGCGGCTCATGAGCCAGGTTTAACCCCATGCGCCATAGCGTTGGCTGATGCTTTGGTCCCTGCGAGCATATTTGCTCCGGACCGGGGAGGATGCGAGGACGACGCCGGGGATGAGTGCTTCGATGACGGGGACATGTTCAATGGCGAGCCCGAGGACCGCCCTGTTGACTTCACCAACAAG CTGGCACTTGTTAGCCCAAATGGAGAGCAGTATGACTCGTTACTTCGCCAGCTACGGGACAGGATGGAAGAGGGATGTGGGGAGACCATCTATGTGGTCGGGATGGGCTCAG ATGGGGGTGACTGGGGTCTGGATGAGAAAGATATGGAGGCCTCAGTAGCCACAGTTGGCTCCATGTGTGAGCAGGTGGATGCTGATCTCATTACGCTCCGGGAGCGAAATGAGGCTGCCGGTTTGGTGCGCGATTATCTGATCCGCCGGCGTGTGGGTGAACTGGACTTCCTTGAGGTCAG GGTTGCAGTCGTGGGTAATGTGGATGCTGGTAAGAGTACTCTGCTGGGAGTGTTAACGCATGGCGAGCTGGACAATGGCAGGGGATTTGCCCGGCAAAAGCTCTTCAGACACAAACACGAGATGGAGAGCGGCAGGACGAGCAGCGTGGGCAACGATATCCTGGGCTTCGACCAGGAGGGACAG GTGGTGAACAAACCAGATAGTCATGGTGGGAGCCTGGACTGGACTAAAATCTGTGAGAAGTCCTCCAAAGTAATTACCTTTATAGACCTGGCCGGACATGAGAAATACCTCAAGACCACCGTGTTTGGGATGACCGGACACCTGCCTGACTTCTGCATGCTTATG GTGGGCAGTAATGCAGGTATCGTAGGGATGACCAAAGAGCACCTGGGCCTGGCCTTAGCCCTGAATGTGCCTGTGTTCGTCGTGGTAACCAAAATAGACATGTGTCCGGCCAACATACTGCAAG AGACACTGAAGCTGCTCCAGAGGCTACTGAAGTCGCCCGGCTGTAGGAAGATACCCGTCCTCGTACAGAACAAGGATGATGTAATAGTCACTGCTTCAAACTTCAGTTCAGAGAG gatgtgtccaaTCTTTCAGATCTCCAATGTTAGCGGGGAGAACATGGATCTGCTCAAGACGTTTCTCAACCTGCTCTCCTCCAGGACGTCCTACAGAGACGACGAGCACGCTGAGTTTCAGATAGACGACACATACTCTGTACCG GGAGTGGGAACAGTAGTTTCTGGCACTACTTTACGTGGACTCATACGACTGAATGATACAATGCTACTAGGGCCGGACCCCTTAGGCAGCTTCATCCCCATTGCTGTGAAATCAATCCACCGTAAGAGAATGCCTGTGAAGGAGGTCAGAGGGGGCCAGACGGCCTCATTCGCTCTCAAAAAG ATCAAGCGTTCGACCATCAGGAAGGGCATGGTGATGGTTTCCCCGAGGGTCTGCCCACAGGCCACTTGGGAGTTTGAGGCTGAGATCCTGGTGCTGCATCATCCCACTACGATATCCCCCAGATACCAGGCCATGG TCCACTGTGGCAGCATAAGGCAGACTGCCACCATCTTGTCTATGAACAGAGACTGCTTACGGACAGGGGACAAGGCTTCGGTCCATTTCCGCTTCATAAAGACCCCCGAGTACCTGCACTGCGACCAGAGGCTGGTGTTCAGGGAGGGGCGCACCAAGGCTGTGGGAACCATCACTAAG ATGCAGTCCACAAAGAAAGCACCGCTGCGCAGAGAGGACGGCACCACGGCAACCGGGGACGATATTCCAACGATATCACAGTCAGCTGGCCCAAACGCAACACAATCG CCAAAGTCTGGAGGAGGTGGCAGGAGAAGGGGCGGCCAGAGGCACAAAGGAAAAGGCCAGAACAGCAGCAACTCCACAGCAGCCCCCTCCTCGTCAGGAACAGGAGGCTCCTGA
- the gtpbp1 gene encoding GTP-binding protein 1 isoform X1 — protein sequence MASIAAAHEPGLTPCAIALADALVPASIFAPDRGGCEDDAGDECFDDGDMFNGEPEDRPVDFTNKLALVSPNGEQYDSLLRQLRDRMEEGCGETIYVVGMGSDGGDWGLDEKDMEASVATVGSMCEQVDADLITLRERNEAAGLVRDYLIRRRVGELDFLEVRVAVVGNVDAGKSTLLGVLTHGELDNGRGFARQKLFRHKHEMESGRTSSVGNDILGFDQEGQVVNKPDSHGGSLDWTKICEKSSKVITFIDLAGHEKYLKTTVFGMTGHLPDFCMLMVGSNAGIVGMTKEHLGLALALNVPVFVVVTKIDMCPANILQETLKLLQRLLKSPGCRKIPVLVQNKDDVIVTASNFSSERMCPIFQISNVSGENMDLLKTFLNLLSSRTSYRDDEHAEFQIDDTYSVPGVGTVVSGTTLRGLIRLNDTMLLGPDPLGSFIPIAVKSIHRKRMPVKEVRGGQTASFALKKIKRSTIRKGMVMVSPRVCPQATWEFEAEILVLHHPTTISPRYQAMVHCGSIRQTATILSMNRDCLRTGDKASVHFRFIKTPEYLHCDQRLVFREGRTKAVGTITKLLQSTNNLPSNSKPPQIKMQSTKKAPLRREDGTTATGDDIPTISQSAGPNATQSPKSGGGGRRRGGQRHKGKGQNSSNSTAAPSSSGTGGS from the exons ATGGCATCAATAGCAGCGGCTCATGAGCCAGGTTTAACCCCATGCGCCATAGCGTTGGCTGATGCTTTGGTCCCTGCGAGCATATTTGCTCCGGACCGGGGAGGATGCGAGGACGACGCCGGGGATGAGTGCTTCGATGACGGGGACATGTTCAATGGCGAGCCCGAGGACCGCCCTGTTGACTTCACCAACAAG CTGGCACTTGTTAGCCCAAATGGAGAGCAGTATGACTCGTTACTTCGCCAGCTACGGGACAGGATGGAAGAGGGATGTGGGGAGACCATCTATGTGGTCGGGATGGGCTCAG ATGGGGGTGACTGGGGTCTGGATGAGAAAGATATGGAGGCCTCAGTAGCCACAGTTGGCTCCATGTGTGAGCAGGTGGATGCTGATCTCATTACGCTCCGGGAGCGAAATGAGGCTGCCGGTTTGGTGCGCGATTATCTGATCCGCCGGCGTGTGGGTGAACTGGACTTCCTTGAGGTCAG GGTTGCAGTCGTGGGTAATGTGGATGCTGGTAAGAGTACTCTGCTGGGAGTGTTAACGCATGGCGAGCTGGACAATGGCAGGGGATTTGCCCGGCAAAAGCTCTTCAGACACAAACACGAGATGGAGAGCGGCAGGACGAGCAGCGTGGGCAACGATATCCTGGGCTTCGACCAGGAGGGACAG GTGGTGAACAAACCAGATAGTCATGGTGGGAGCCTGGACTGGACTAAAATCTGTGAGAAGTCCTCCAAAGTAATTACCTTTATAGACCTGGCCGGACATGAGAAATACCTCAAGACCACCGTGTTTGGGATGACCGGACACCTGCCTGACTTCTGCATGCTTATG GTGGGCAGTAATGCAGGTATCGTAGGGATGACCAAAGAGCACCTGGGCCTGGCCTTAGCCCTGAATGTGCCTGTGTTCGTCGTGGTAACCAAAATAGACATGTGTCCGGCCAACATACTGCAAG AGACACTGAAGCTGCTCCAGAGGCTACTGAAGTCGCCCGGCTGTAGGAAGATACCCGTCCTCGTACAGAACAAGGATGATGTAATAGTCACTGCTTCAAACTTCAGTTCAGAGAG gatgtgtccaaTCTTTCAGATCTCCAATGTTAGCGGGGAGAACATGGATCTGCTCAAGACGTTTCTCAACCTGCTCTCCTCCAGGACGTCCTACAGAGACGACGAGCACGCTGAGTTTCAGATAGACGACACATACTCTGTACCG GGAGTGGGAACAGTAGTTTCTGGCACTACTTTACGTGGACTCATACGACTGAATGATACAATGCTACTAGGGCCGGACCCCTTAGGCAGCTTCATCCCCATTGCTGTGAAATCAATCCACCGTAAGAGAATGCCTGTGAAGGAGGTCAGAGGGGGCCAGACGGCCTCATTCGCTCTCAAAAAG ATCAAGCGTTCGACCATCAGGAAGGGCATGGTGATGGTTTCCCCGAGGGTCTGCCCACAGGCCACTTGGGAGTTTGAGGCTGAGATCCTGGTGCTGCATCATCCCACTACGATATCCCCCAGATACCAGGCCATGG TCCACTGTGGCAGCATAAGGCAGACTGCCACCATCTTGTCTATGAACAGAGACTGCTTACGGACAGGGGACAAGGCTTCGGTCCATTTCCGCTTCATAAAGACCCCCGAGTACCTGCACTGCGACCAGAGGCTGGTGTTCAGGGAGGGGCGCACCAAGGCTGTGGGAACCATCACTAAG CTGCTGCAATCTACCAATAATTTACCATCAAATTCCAAACCTCCCCAAATCAAGATGCAGTCCACAAAGAAAGCACCGCTGCGCAGAGAGGACGGCACCACGGCAACCGGGGACGATATTCCAACGATATCACAGTCAGCTGGCCCAAACGCAACACAATCG CCAAAGTCTGGAGGAGGTGGCAGGAGAAGGGGCGGCCAGAGGCACAAAGGAAAAGGCCAGAACAGCAGCAACTCCACAGCAGCCCCCTCCTCGTCAGGAACAGGAGGCTCCTGA
- the sgsm3 gene encoding small G protein signaling modulator 3, whose protein sequence is MSGTYTPAPGGPFSALTPSMWPQDILAKYHQKESSGQPELQYDEFGFRVDPEDDGKPRSRLGTEGSPQREDPQQRLRWQAHLEFTHNHTVGDLTWDLIDPVLSRSERLRSLVLGGIPHSMRPQLWMRLAGALQKKRTSEISYREVIKNSSNDDSSTSKQIDKDLLRTMPTNACFCSMSSVGVPRLKRVLRALAWLYPDIGYCQGTGMVVSCLLLFLEEEDVLWMMCALIEDLLPPAYFSSTLLGVQTDQRVLRQLIVQYLPALDRLLQEHDIELSLITLHWFLTSFASVVDIRLLLRIWDLLFYQGSLVLFQITLGMLKIKEEELVSSENSASIFNTLSDLPSQLRDGPAVLGEAMRLAGSLTQETLEAHRHKHQAYILNEQAQLSNGNNTTYSTNLNKAVRRQSLRRKSTLSSLLFGEDEAEALKSKNIKQTELVAALREAITGTAEHFHCLDPRHSSAELTPDYSMESHQRDHENFLVVSRTRRRRAKALLDFERHDDDELGFRKNDIITIISQKDEHCWVGELNGLRGWFPAKFVEILDERSKEYSLAGDDSVTEAVTDLARGTLCPALKAIFQHGLKKTSLLGGPCHPWLFVEEAASREVEKDFNSVYSRLVLCKTYRLDEDGKVLTPEELLYRAVQSVNMSHDSAHAQMDVKFRSLVCVGLNEQVLHLWLEVLCSSMAAVEKWYHPWSFLRSPGWVQIKCELRVLSKFAFSLSQDCELPDKKEENEQRPLKEGVQDMLVKHHLFSWDIDG, encoded by the exons ATGTCAG GTACCTACACACCAGCCCCTGGTGGGCCCTTCTCTGCTCTCACTCCGAGCATGTGGCCCCAAGATATTTTGGCCAAGTACCATCAA AAAGAATCCTCAGGACAGCCTGAACTCCAGTATGATGAGTTTGGCTTCAGAGTGGACCCTGAAG ATGATGGGAAGCCCAGGTCCAGGCTTGGCACTGAAGGCTCCCCCCAGCGAGAAGACCCCCAGCAGCGACTGCGCTGGCAAGCCCACCTAGAGTTTACCCACAACCACACTGTGGGAGACCTGACCTGGGATCTGATTGATCCTGTCCTCTCACGCTCTGAGCGGCTGCGTTCCCTGGTGCTGGGGGGTATCCCTCACAGCATGAGACCACAG CTGTGGATGCGCCTGGCTGGAGCGCTGCAGAAGAAAAGGACCTCTGAGATCTCTTACAGAGAAGTCATTAAGAACAGCTCCAATGACGACTCCAGCACTTCTAAACAG ATAGACAAGGACCTATTGCGGACGATGCCAACCAACGCGTGTTTCTGTAGCATGAGCAGTGTAGGAGTGCCGAGGCTGAAGCGGGTACTGAGAGCCCTGGCCTGGCTCTACCCAGACATCGGGTACTGTCAGGGCACCGGCATG GTGGTTTCCTGTCTGCTGCTCTttctggaggaggaggatgttCTGTGGATGATGTGTGCTCTGATCGAAGACCTCCTCCCTCCAGCCTACTTTAGCTCCACTCTGCTGGGTGTCCAAACAGACCAGAGGGTTCTCCGCCAGCTCATCGTTCAGTACCTGCCGGCCCTCGACCGTCTTCTGCAGGAGCATGACATAG AGTTGTCGCTGATCACACTCCACTGGTTCCTGACCTCATTTGCCAGCGTGGTGGACATCCGTCTGCTCCTAAGGATCTGGGACTTACTCTTCTACCAGGGCTCCTTGGTTCTCTTTCAGATCACACTGGGCATGCTCAAGATCAAG GAGGAGGAGCTTGTATCATCAGAGAACTCTGCGTCCATCTTTAACACTCTGTCTGACCTGCCGAGCCAGCTGCGAGATGGGCCCGCAGTTCTCGGGGAGGCTATGAGGCTAGCAGGGTCGCTCACCCAGGAAACACTGGAAGCTCACCGGCACAAGCACCAAGCCTACATCCTCAACGAACAGGCGCAGCTCAGCAACGGAAACAACACTACATACAGCACCAATCTCAACAAG GCGGTGAGGAGACAGTCTCTGCGCAGGAAGTCCACTCTGAGCTCCCTGCTGTTCGGGGAGGATGAAGCAGAGGCCCTGAAGTCCAAGAACATCAAGCAGACGGAGCTGGTGGCAGCCTTACGAGAGGCCATCACCGGCACTGCAGAGCACTTTCACTGTCTGGACCCTCGGCACTCCAGCGCT GAGCTGACTCCGGACTACTCCATGGAGAGCCACCAGCGAGACCATGAGAACTTTCTCGTAGTTTCTCGCACCAGACGGAGGCGGGCTAAGGCTCTGCTGGACTTTGAGAGACACGACGACGACGAGCTGGGGTTCAGGAAGAATGACATCATCACC ATCATCTCACAGAAGGATGAACACTGTTGGGTTGGAGAGCTAAATGGCCTAAGAG GTTGGTTTCCAGCGAAGTTTGTGGAGATCCTAGATGAACGAAGCAAAGAG TACTCATTAGCAGGCGATGACTCTGTGACGGAGGCAGTGACGGACCTGGCCCGGGGGACACTGTGTCCGGCCCTGAAGGCCATCTTTCAGCACGGGCTCAAGAAGACATCTCTACTGGGCGGGCCCTGTCATCCTTGGTTATTCGTTGAAGAG GCGGCCAGTAGGGAGGTAGAGAAAGACTTTAACTCCGTCTACTCCAGACTGGTGCTGTGTAAAACCTACAG GTTAGACGAAGATGGGAAGgtcctcacaccagaggagctGCTGTACAGG GCGGTGCAGTCGGTCAACATGAGCCACGACAGCGCACACGCTCAGATGGATGTCAAGTTTAGGTCTCTGGTCTGCGTCGGCTTAAA TGAGCAGGTGCTCCACCTGTGGCTGGAGGTGCTGTGCTCCAGCATGGCCGCTGTAGAGAAATGGTATCATCCATGGTCCTTCCTCCGCAGTCCTGGATGGGTACAGATCAAGTGTGAGCTCAG AGTGCTTTCAAAGTTTGCCTTCAGCCTCTCCCAAGATTGTGAGCTACCTGACAAGAAAGAG GAGAATGAGCAGAGACCCCTGAAGGAGGGAGTGCAGGACATGTTGGTGAAACATCATCTCTTCAGCTGGGACATCGATGGCTAG